From one Dermatophagoides farinae isolate YC_2012a chromosome 5, ASM2471394v1, whole genome shotgun sequence genomic stretch:
- the LOC124499476 gene encoding uncharacterized protein LOC124499476, with protein MTINCTIPMGVTTLLSSLVITCIIVYRSADCKSLYDACPDRQSFEPCECNEDKSEIRCGMGFSVPMNVLYLFRDSHPVVVHNNDNRSRYRYHHLTVENSSLEMLLNNMFGKFEFDAITIRNNYYLSHLQPSLFDSSATINSLTLDSNPNLFANDKSVVNVFTIIANLIHLEALAINNCGLPFIASNALASLSKLVRLDLHNNQLKQIDPNTFSRLFSLQILDLSQNMINNLLPNSLNLSSSQPCYDSYRRQDIHYFIDLSHNNLSVESFAPDTFNLSCSAKLQLTNNSIELLDENVFRPLFRYYTIIQLYNNPIECLHCNQSWLMKGRHCLDHNNNTTTRYYMVIDFACHNEMSLYHFIANCPQYAKQMDHLEVEPKSSSLFVVNKYLDSYPADFREHDSQLLRCQSDFYSITHKTTNRSTLPVYWSLFFAAAIIIMIVIVYLLNRQCK; from the coding sequence ATGACCATCAATTGTACCATTCCAATGGGCGTCACTACATTGTTGTCATCACTAGTCATCACCTGCATCATTGTTTACCGAAGCGCAGATTGCAAATCGTTGTACGATGCCTGTCCAGATCGACAATCATTCGAGCCGTGTGAATGCAACGAGGACAAGAGCGAAATTCGTTGTGGAATGGGTTTCTCGGTGCCAATGAACGTCTTGTACTTGTTCCGAGACAGCCATCCAGTGGTTGTtcacaacaatgacaatcgTTCACGATATCGGTATCACCACCTGACTGTGGAGAATTCATCACTGGAAATGTTGTTAAACAACATGTTTGGCAAATTCGAATTCGATGCCATCACCATAcgaaacaattattatctttCTCATCTGCAACCATCGTTGTTCGATTCATCCGCCACCATCAATTCACTGACACTGGATTCGAATCCAAACTTGTTTGCCAACGATAAATCGGTGGTCAACGTGTTCACGATCATTGCCAATCTGATTCATTTGGAAGCATTGGCCATCAACAATTGTGGCCTGCCATTCATTGCGAGCAATGCGTTGGCTTCATTGTCGAAACTAGTGCGTCTGGATCTGCACAACAATCAACTCAAACAAATCGACCCGAACACATTCAGTCGACTTTTTTCGCTTCAAATACTTGATCTGAGCCAGAAcatgatcaacaatttgCTGCCAAATTCGCTCAATTTATCGTCAAGCCAACCTTGCTATGATTCGTATCGTCGTCAGGACATTCACTATTTCATTGATCTCAGTCACAACAACCTGTCAGTGGAATCATTCGCACCAGACACATTCAATTTGAGTTGCTCGGCCAAACTACAGTTGACCAACAATTCCATTGAATTGCTCGACGAGAACGTATTCCGTCCATTGTTTCGTTATTACACAATCATCCAGCTGTACAATAACCCAATAGAATGTCTACACTGCAATCAATCATGGTTGATGAAAGGACGTCATTGTTTggatcacaacaacaacacgacCACCCGATATTACATGGTCATTGATTTTGCATGTCACAACGAAATGTCACTATATCACTTTATAGCCAATTGTCCGCAGTATGCCAAACAAATGGATCATCTTGAAGTTGAACCAAAAAGTTCATCGTTGTTCGTTGTCAACAAGTATCTGGACTCGTATCCAGCCGATTTTCGCGAACACGATTCTCAATTGCTTCGTTGTCAATCGGATTTTTACTCAATCACCCATAAAACGACCAACAGATCAACGTTACCCGTGTAttggtcattatttttcGCTGCagccataatcataatgattgtcattgtttaCTTGTTGAATCGTCaatgtaaataa